The window CAACGATGCAACTCAGTGCCATGACCAGGGTGTTTAAAATCATGGCCGGGATTACAATAATCCATTTATAGGGCTGGTAAGCTATTTTAAATAATGTGTTCACACCTTATTTGGATTCAGAGCTATCCTGCTGTTCAATTCCCAGAAGTTTATCCGTATATGAAACAATGTCTTCGGCTTTATAGCTGGTCAGAGTGAACGCGTAGGGTGTATATGAACAAGACCCGTCCACATCCTGATCTTCATTTTTATTGAACAGATTTAGAACAAAAGTCTGATCGTTTTCAAGGGAAATTTTACATAAGGGCTGTTTCTTTTTGAAACGGGCAGTCTCCTCATCATTTATGAACGTCTGGCATTCAAGCTTTGACAAAGATGAAAGCAGGTCAGATATGCTTTTGGGGTCCCCAGCAGACCCATCTTCATTTTTCCAGACCGTCTCTTCAGATGCTGTGTTTTCTTCTGCCAGATCCCCTTTAGTCTCCTCTTTTTCCTGATCTGCGGCTTTAACCGTCCGGGTTTTTACAAAGACGGCGGTTTTTCCCTGTTTTTCCACTGTGATCTTTTTCACGCCGTCCGGATCAAATTCAAGTACTGTTTTATCCCTGAAATCGTCAGACCCTTTGTCAAACTGGTCTTTAAAGTTACCGTTGGCCTGGTATACGGTCTGGTCCCCATCCTTAAGGCAGACAAATGTGTGGTTGTAGCTGGGCGCTGTTTTACCGATCACAAGGCTGCACAGCACATCTTTTCCGGCCAGGGCCTTAACCTTCACGGCATGGGGGGCATCCAGTTCATATCTTGAAAGGTCCTTGGCCTCGGATACAAGGGCGGACAGTTTTATCTGCTTTAAGGTGCCAAGCATCTGCTCTAAATCCCCCTGGTTTGCCGGAAATTTTTTGTCGGT is drawn from uncultured Desulfobacter sp. and contains these coding sequences:
- a CDS encoding DUF4340 domain-containing protein, coding for MKKEYLILIILIIGLSAYLVLKKDGQTHYELPTVPKVDTARIDRMEISKADRLVVLDKSEKGWTVTDKKFPANQGDLEQMLGTLKQIKLSALVSEAKDLSRYELDAPHAVKVKALAGKDVLCSLVIGKTAPSYNHTFVCLKDGDQTVYQANGNFKDQFDKGSDDFRDKTVLEFDPDGVKKITVEKQGKTAVFVKTRTVKAADQEKEETKGDLAEENTASEETVWKNEDGSAGDPKSISDLLSSLSKLECQTFINDEETARFKKKQPLCKISLENDQTFVLNLFNKNEDQDVDGSCSYTPYAFTLTSYKAEDIVSYTDKLLGIEQQDSSESK